From one Lycium ferocissimum isolate CSIRO_LF1 chromosome 5, AGI_CSIRO_Lferr_CH_V1, whole genome shotgun sequence genomic stretch:
- the LOC132055297 gene encoding aldehyde dehydrogenase family 7 member A1 isoform X1, with amino-acid sequence MSFAKKEYEFLEKIGIGPKNQGCYVNGTWKATGPVISTVNPANNQTIAEVVEASAQDYEEGMQACSEAAKVWVQVPAPKRGEIVRQIGDALRANLQEFGRLVSLEMGKILPEGIGEVQEVIDMCDFAVGLSRQLNGSVIPSERPNHMMLEMWNPLGIVGVITAFNFPCAVLGWNACIALVCGNCVVWKGAPTTPLVTIALTKIVASVLEKNNLPGSIFTAFCGGAEIGGAIAKDTRIPLVSFTGSSKVGLAVQQTVSQRFGKCLLELSGNNAIIVMDDADIELAVRSVLFAAVGTAGQRCTTCRRLLVHETVYEKVLKPLVEVYKQVKIGDPLENGTLLGPVHTRTSRENFEKGIQNIKSQGGKILTGGSVIESEGNFVHPTIVEISPKAEIVKEELFGPVLYVMKFKTFEEAVEINNSVPQGLSSSIFTRNPEFIFKWIGAQGSDCGIVNVNIPTNGAEIGGAFGGEKGTGGGREAGSDSWKQYMRRSTCTINYGSELPLAQGINFG; translated from the exons ATGAGTTTTGCTAAGAAAGAGTACGAGTTTCTCGAGAAGATTGGAATTGGCCCCAAAAATCAAGGTTGTTATGTTAATGGAACCTGGAAAGCTACTGGCCCTGTAATCTCTACTGTTAATCCCGCTAACAACCAG ACGATTGCGGAAGTTGTTGAAGCTTCTGCACAGGATTATGAAGAAGGCATGCAAGCTTGCTCTGAAGCAGCTAAGGTTTGGGTGCAG GTTCCTGCACCAAAAAGAGGTGAAATTGTTAGACAGATAGGTGATGCACTCCGAGCGAACCTTCAGGAATTTGGTCGGCTTGTTTCACTGGAAATGGGAAAGATACTTCCCGAAGGAATCGGGGAGGTTCAA GAAGTCATTGATATGTGTGATTTTGCTGTGGGATTGAGTCGACAGCTGAATGGATCCGTTATTCCTTCTGAAC GCCCTAACCACATGATGTTGGAG ATGTGGAATCCTCTTGGGATAGTTGGTGTAATCACGGCTTTCAACTTCCCATGTGCTGTACTTG GATGGAATGCATGTATTGCGCTGGTCTGTGGCAACTGTGTTGTCTG GAAAGGTGCTCCAACAACACCTTTGGTTACCATAGCATTGACAAAAATTGTGGCTAGTGTATTGGAGAAAAACAATTTACCTGGTTCAATTTTTACTGCCTTCTGCGGTGGAGCTGAAATTGGTGGAGCAATAGCAAAGGACACACGAATTCCTCTAGTCTCGTTCACTGGGAGCTCAAAG GTTGGTCTTGCAGTTCAGCAAACAGTAAGTCAGAGATTTGGAAAATGTCTACTAGAACTAAGTGGAAACAATGCCATCATAGTAATGGATGATGCAGACATTGAACTTGCTGTTCGTTCTGTTTTGTTTGCTGCTGTTGGTACGGCTGGTCAGCGCTGTACAACATGTCGGAGACTG CTTGTTCATGAGACAGTATATGAGAAGGTTCTTAAACCACTAGTGGAGGTGTACAAGCAAGTTAAGATAGGGGATCCTTTAGAAAACGGTACCTTACTTGGGCCAGTGCATACTCGTACTTCTAGGGAAAACTTCGAGAAGGGAATACAAAATATCAAGTCCCAG GGTGGAAAGATCCTTACAGGTGGTTCAGTCATAGAATCTGAGGGTAACTTTGTGCATCCAACAATCGTTGAAATTTCTCCAAAAGCCGAAATTGTGAAGGAAGAATTGTTTGGTCCAGTTCTTTATGTAATGAAGTTTAAG ACTTTCGAAGAGGCAGTTGAAATTAACAACTCTGTCCCTCAAGGTTTAAGTAGTTCCATCTTCACCCGAAATCCAGAATTTATATTTAAGTGGATTGG AGCTCAAGGAAGTGATTGTGGCATCGTCAATGTAAACATACCAACAAATGGAGCTGAAATTGGTGGTGCTTTTGGAGGTGAAAAAGGTACTGGTGGTGGCCGTGAGGCAGGAAGTGATTCTTGGAAGCAATATATGAGACGCTCAACTTG TACAATCAACTACGGGAGTGAACTACCATTGGCGCAAGGAATCAATTTTGGCTAG
- the LOC132055297 gene encoding aldehyde dehydrogenase family 7 member B4 isoform X2: protein MQACSEAAKVWVQVPAPKRGEIVRQIGDALRANLQEFGRLVSLEMGKILPEGIGEVQEVIDMCDFAVGLSRQLNGSVIPSERPNHMMLEMWNPLGIVGVITAFNFPCAVLGWNACIALVCGNCVVWKGAPTTPLVTIALTKIVASVLEKNNLPGSIFTAFCGGAEIGGAIAKDTRIPLVSFTGSSKVGLAVQQTVSQRFGKCLLELSGNNAIIVMDDADIELAVRSVLFAAVGTAGQRCTTCRRLLVHETVYEKVLKPLVEVYKQVKIGDPLENGTLLGPVHTRTSRENFEKGIQNIKSQGGKILTGGSVIESEGNFVHPTIVEISPKAEIVKEELFGPVLYVMKFKTFEEAVEINNSVPQGLSSSIFTRNPEFIFKWIGAQGSDCGIVNVNIPTNGAEIGGAFGGEKGTGGGREAGSDSWKQYMRRSTCTINYGSELPLAQGINFG from the exons ATGCAAGCTTGCTCTGAAGCAGCTAAGGTTTGGGTGCAG GTTCCTGCACCAAAAAGAGGTGAAATTGTTAGACAGATAGGTGATGCACTCCGAGCGAACCTTCAGGAATTTGGTCGGCTTGTTTCACTGGAAATGGGAAAGATACTTCCCGAAGGAATCGGGGAGGTTCAA GAAGTCATTGATATGTGTGATTTTGCTGTGGGATTGAGTCGACAGCTGAATGGATCCGTTATTCCTTCTGAAC GCCCTAACCACATGATGTTGGAG ATGTGGAATCCTCTTGGGATAGTTGGTGTAATCACGGCTTTCAACTTCCCATGTGCTGTACTTG GATGGAATGCATGTATTGCGCTGGTCTGTGGCAACTGTGTTGTCTG GAAAGGTGCTCCAACAACACCTTTGGTTACCATAGCATTGACAAAAATTGTGGCTAGTGTATTGGAGAAAAACAATTTACCTGGTTCAATTTTTACTGCCTTCTGCGGTGGAGCTGAAATTGGTGGAGCAATAGCAAAGGACACACGAATTCCTCTAGTCTCGTTCACTGGGAGCTCAAAG GTTGGTCTTGCAGTTCAGCAAACAGTAAGTCAGAGATTTGGAAAATGTCTACTAGAACTAAGTGGAAACAATGCCATCATAGTAATGGATGATGCAGACATTGAACTTGCTGTTCGTTCTGTTTTGTTTGCTGCTGTTGGTACGGCTGGTCAGCGCTGTACAACATGTCGGAGACTG CTTGTTCATGAGACAGTATATGAGAAGGTTCTTAAACCACTAGTGGAGGTGTACAAGCAAGTTAAGATAGGGGATCCTTTAGAAAACGGTACCTTACTTGGGCCAGTGCATACTCGTACTTCTAGGGAAAACTTCGAGAAGGGAATACAAAATATCAAGTCCCAG GGTGGAAAGATCCTTACAGGTGGTTCAGTCATAGAATCTGAGGGTAACTTTGTGCATCCAACAATCGTTGAAATTTCTCCAAAAGCCGAAATTGTGAAGGAAGAATTGTTTGGTCCAGTTCTTTATGTAATGAAGTTTAAG ACTTTCGAAGAGGCAGTTGAAATTAACAACTCTGTCCCTCAAGGTTTAAGTAGTTCCATCTTCACCCGAAATCCAGAATTTATATTTAAGTGGATTGG AGCTCAAGGAAGTGATTGTGGCATCGTCAATGTAAACATACCAACAAATGGAGCTGAAATTGGTGGTGCTTTTGGAGGTGAAAAAGGTACTGGTGGTGGCCGTGAGGCAGGAAGTGATTCTTGGAAGCAATATATGAGACGCTCAACTTG TACAATCAACTACGGGAGTGAACTACCATTGGCGCAAGGAATCAATTTTGGCTAG